GCTCCTCTCCGTCGCTCCCGCCTCGCTACCCCCGCCCTTCCGAACTCGCCCCTCACGCAGCAACCCTCACGCGGCGACCCTCACTTGGCGACCCTCACGCGGCGACCCTCACTCGCGCCGCGTTCTCCGCGTTACGCCCGCCAGCGCGAGGAGCAACAGCGCCAGCGCGGGCCAGCGCACCGGTCCCGACGCCACGTTGCAGCCGCCCTTGCCGTCCCCCTCGCCGCTCGTGGTCGGGTCGGCCGCCGCGCCCTCCGGACCCGCGTCGGAGGTCACGAGCGAGGCGTCCGACGGAAAGATCTGCGCATCCACCACCGGGCCCGCGCTCGCGTCCGCCGTGGGCGCCGGGCCCACGCCCCCGTCCACGGTCGGCGCGCCCGTCGAGCATTCGCGAGGGAACGTCCCCGCCGGATCGGCGTCCTCGACCGTGCCGCAGGTGTAGCGCCCCTGCTTCTTGCTCCAGCCGCACTTCGGCGTGGAGCCGCTGCAGGTGCGCGTCTTCTGCGTCCCCTGCGCGCAGTAGGTGAGCACCGCTCCCGTGCAGCAGCCCTTGGTGAGGTTCGCGCACGCCCCGCTCGCACCTCCGTCGCGCCGGACCCCGCCATCTCGCGACTTGCCGCCATCCGCGGCATGGGCCGGGCTCGCCAGCGCTGCTCCGAGAACGAGACCGAAACCGACCGCCCGGAAAGTCAGGAGGCTGGCCAGAACTACTCGTGCAGGGATCGTGGTCGAGGCGCCCGACTGGCCAGGCGCGAGGAGGGCGCATACTCGTCGGTATGTAACCGACGCGCAACGCAGCCAGCCGGGATGGATCGGCCGCGAGGATGCACAAGTAATTCTGGCCAGCCTCCTTACTCGCTGCATTCACTCTCCTATGGCTAGGGCCGCCACGCTGCGTGACGACCGGTGGGCTCCTCCGCGTTCGGAACCCCCTGACAGAGCAGGAACCGTTCCACGCGCGCCGTCGGAGCCGCATCGCGTCAGATGCGCGGAATCACGAGGCAGCGACGGACGCCGTGGGCTTGGTTCGGCGGGGCGACCCGTCCTCGCCTGGGGGTGGATCCTCCAGCGGGGTAACCTTTCCCCCCCAATCGCGGCGGGCCTCCTCCGCCGCTCGCGCCGCTCGGGCCTTGGTCGCGCCGCTCGGTCCTTGGTATGGTCGCGCCGCATGCGTGCCTCGGTTCTCGCACTGCCCCTGCTCGTGTTCGGTTTCGGCAGCGGCCGTGCGCGCGCCGGCGACGTCTGGACCGACCCGTATCCAGGCATCCGCTACCTGCACCGCAGCACCAGCGAGCCGAAGGAGATCCACGCCGCGATCATCGATCTGTCGCACCCGGGCATCACCGTGCGCGCGACCAAACCCGACGAGAAGGGCCTCGTCCCGACCGTCTTCGCGAAGAAGGTGGGCGCCGCGGTCTCCGTGAACGGCGACTTCTACGCTGCGGGCTTCGTGCCGAACGGCCTCGCCGTGGGGGACGGCGTGCACTGGCCCAAGAGCGCGGACGACAGCTACGCCTCGTTCCTCGCCTGCACGGCGAGCAAGCAGTGCCAGGTGGATACGACCGGCAAGGCGGTCCCCCTCGACCCGAGCTGGAAGAATGTGGTGGGCGGCGTGAACGGCGGCCTCGTGGCGGGTGGGCAGGTGACGCAAACGGTGGCCAAGGACAAGAGCTGCGGCGCGTTCTGCACGACGGACCACCCGCGCACGGCCGCGGGGCTCGACGCGACGGGCTCGAAGCTGATCCTCGTGGTGGTGGAGGGCCGGCGCGCTCCGGTCAGCGGGATGAGCCTGAACCAGCTCGCCGTGCTGCTGCAGGAGCTCGGCGCGCACGACGCTGTCTGCTTCGACGGTGGCGGCAGCACGGGCATGGTGATCGGTGGCCAGCTCGTCAACCAGCGGCCGACCGGCGAGTCCGGCGAACGCGCGGTGGCGAACCACCTGGCCGTGCTGCACGACGGGACCCAGGCGCCGAGGCAGGACGCGGGACCCGCCACCGATGCGGGCGCGCCGACGAGCCCGAGGGACGGCGGAGGCGGCTCGTCCTCCGCGACCAGCGACGGCACGCAGCCCTCGCTCGCCGACGGAGGCGGCAACCCCTGGGCTTCGGACGCGGGGGCCACGGCGAAGGACCCGTCACGCATGAACGGGAGCTGTGCCACCGGCGGCGGCTCGGCGAGCGGGCCGGGCATCCTCGCGGCGCTCGCAGCGCTGCTCCTGCTCGGTCGCGCAGGGAGGCGGGCTCAGGCCACTACTCGGCGCCCACTGGAAACCTCGCGCGCACCGCGCTGTAGAGGCGCGTCGTGCCATTCGCGAAGGTGATCGTCAGGTCGTCTCCCGCAGCAGGCGCGACCGCCACCACGTCGCGCAGCCCGCTGTCGGAGAAAGCCACTTCGTGTCCGTTGACGAGCGGGATGAGGGTCACGATGGTCACGTCCCCGACGCGCTGGACCATAGGCATGTAGGTGATCACGATGTCACCGGGCTGCCCCTTGTAGACCCAGAGCTGCTTCTTCGTGGTCTGCGCGACGAGGTCCCCGCGCACGGAGAACACCTTCACCGCGCTGTTCCCGATGTCGACCCACTGCTGCTTCTCGGCGGCCCACAGGTAGATGTCCCCGTCGTCCTGCACCGCCACGAGATGGTCCGCGTAGGCCAGCACGGCCCGCACCCCCCAGGAGTCCTTCACGTAGGTCCCGAGGGCGGCAGAGTCGGAGGCGGCTTGCTGAAAGACACGCCCCTTCTCGATGAAATAGAGGAGGTCGCCGACGCGCGCGAGCTGCTGCGCGCCCCGGTCCTGCTCGAGCTCGGCCAGGGAATAGACCCGGCTCGGCGCGGGAGCCTTCTGGAACAGTCGCCCGAGGAAGTTGCACTTCTTGGTGAACGGATTCCAGCCCAGCCAGCCCCCCCAGCAGTCGCTCGGCTGCTCGTCGTCCCCGCCCGAGATGCGTCGCACGCCGAGACCCTGCGCCTCGAGGGTGCAGCGCTCCACGGCGGCCGGATCGCCCATCGCGCCCTGCGCCCGCTCGAGCGCGGCCTGCTCGGCGCAGCGCGTCTCCACGTCCTTCTCCCCGCAGCCCGAGGCCAGCGCCGCGAGCACTGCACAGACCCGAACTCCCCGCGAGCGGACGATAGCTGCTCGGCGCATGCAGGCTCCTTCCCCTTCCGGTCTCCGGACGCACGAGGCCCATCTGGGGATAAAGCAATGCACGTGCCGGCAGCAGCGGCCGTTCGGCAGCGCGCACTCGCCGGCAAGTGCGTGAAATCGGACGAGGCCCGCGCGGTGCCCACCACGCGCGGCCGGCCACTCCAGCCGTCCCGGTGGCCACGAAGGTAGGCCCCCTGCGACCCGCTCCACGCCCTCCGCGACCCGCTCCACGCCCCCCGCCTGAGGTAAGATGCCGGTCTCTTCGCGTCCGAGGCGAGCATGGCCAAGACGATCAAGTGCCCGAACTGCGCCGGCCCGCTGACGCCGCTTGCCCAGCAGCCCACCGTGCGCTGCACCTACTGCGGCTACGAGGCGAAGAACACGATCTACGTCGCGCCGCAGGCGCCGCCGCCGCCCACCACGCAGCCCACTCCCGAGGAGCAGGCCGAACGCGTGCGGCAGACGCTCGGGCAGGTCCGCAAGCGCGGCAGCCGCTTCCTGATCGTCTTCGCGCTCGGCTGGGTGGTCCTGGCCCTCGGCATCGTGATCCTCACCCGCAGCGCCGGCCGCCGCGTGACCGAGCTCATCGGCTCGCGCGTGGCGGACACGAGCCGGCTCATCCGGCGCCTCGCCAGCGACGACCCGCTGCGCGAGAAGGAGCCCGAGGTGGACCAGGCGCTCCGAACCAAGCTCGTCCCGTATCGGAGCTGCGTCGCCGACCACAGCGACCGCGTGCTCGATTCGCGCCGGCGCTACCTCGGCTGGGTGAAGAACGTCGAGGCCGGCCCCACCTGCAAGGGCACCGTCCACGGCCTGTACGCCCTGAACCCCATCGCACACTGCCTCGACGAGCTCGGCAAGGTGCAGGGGAAGCCCCCGGCCCTCCCCGAGCTCGACCAGACCACGCCCACCTGGATCGCCACGCTCCGCGAGCTGGACCCGCTGCTCAAGGAGCTCGACCGCTACTACGACCAGAAGGACTACGAAGACGACAGCTGCAAGAAGGGGCGCGACCGCCACGCGCGGCTGATGGCGCTCTTTGCCAAGTTCAGCGCCGCGGACACCGTCCTCGACCGCGTGGTCGAGCGCGAGTACTGGGCCCTCGAGGAGCGCTTCCTCGGCCTCGTCGAACGCGAGCACGGCAAGGGGCTACGCGCACTCTTTCTGCGAAGCGCGCTCGATGCGCACGCCGTGCTCCCTCTGCTCAGGCCGCCCGGGGGGGCGCCGCGGCCGACGAACGAGCAGCTCTTCGCGGCGATCGACCGCTACGCCGCCTCGCTCGAGGCGCTCAGCCGCGCCGTGGACCAGGCCGGGCAGGCGAGCTCGAACGTCCACCTCCTCACTTTCTACCAGAGCAACGCGAGCGAGTACCTCAAGGCGCTGCGCGAACTCCGCAAGCGTCGCCAGAGCGGCAAGCCCTACGACCGCACCGAGCGCGGCTGGCTGGCGAGCGGGTCGGGCTGGCTCGTGCGGGGGAGCGTGCTGCGCGTCGAGTACTACGCGAAACGCCTGCTCAGCAACGTGGACCGGGTGCGCTTCCCGCCGCCGGCGGAGAAACCGTGAGAGAGGCTAACGACCGCGCTTGAGCTCGGTGAGAACCAGTTTGGCGACGGCCTTGAGCGTGTCGAAGACGCCAAAGCCCGTCGTGGCCACGGCCTCGAAGTCGGGCACGTTGGTCGGGTTCAGCACCTCGCGCAGCTCCGCCACGGGGACCACGTTCGGCAGGTCGCGCTTGTTGTACTGGACGCAGTAGGGGAGCTTGTCCAGGTCGTAGCCCTGCTCGAGCAGGTTGTGGCGCAGGTTGTCGAGGCTCTCGATGTTCGCCTCCATGCGCTCGACCTGGGAGTCCCCGACGTAGACCACGCCGTCCACCCCCTTCAGGATCAGCTTGCGGCTCGCGTCGTAGAAGACCTGCCCCGGCACCGTGTAGAGGTGGAAGCGCGTCTTGAACCCGCGAATCTCACCGAGCGAGAGGGGCAGGAAGTCGAAGAAGAGCGTGCGCTCCGTCTCGGTGGCCAGGGAGATCATCTTGCCCTTGGCCTCGGGATTGGTGCGCGCGTAAATGTACTGCAAGTTGGTCGTCTTTCCACACAGGCCAGGCCCGTAGTAGACGATCTTGCAGTTGATCTCCCGCGAGGAGTAGTTGATGAACGACATCTATCACCCGCACCAGTGGCGAATCGAGCTAGTCCTTGAAGAGGTTGTCGATGTCCTCGTCGGTGATCTCGGAGAAGATCGACGGAGCCGTCGGTTGATTCACCTTGGCCATCAGTGAGTCGAAGATCTTGGTCAGCTCCTCGCCGGCCTTGCGCACGCGCAGGCGCACGAGACCCAGGGACGAACGTTCGTCGAAAAGGATCACGAGGATCACCCGCTGCGCGACGAGCGAGATGTGCACGTTGGTGTGTTCCCCTTCGTGAAACTGCCCGGTGAACTCCTTCTCCTTGAGCAGCTTCGCGATACCGCCCGTGGCCGCCACGTTGCCCGCCGTCAGCGACGAGAGGGACGTCGTGTCGAGCTGCGACGTGTCGCCAGCGTCCGCGATCATCTGGCCGTTCTTGTCGATCAGCAGCACGGCCTTGGCGTTGGAATCGCGGTGGAGTCGCGTACAGACCCCTTGGATCTGCCGAAACTCGTCCTCGTACATGACCATGTCTTGGTTCACGCCGACCGCTCCTTGAGGTGAGACGCGCGATTTGACCTGCAGCCTTGAATATCAGTTTCTTTCCGCAGGCTCAAGCCTTCTCTCTCCGTCTGCGGGAGCCCACGTTTCGGCCCGGTGCACGCGCAGGTCCCACTCGGCGGCCCGACGGAGCTGAAGCACGGCGAGCGCCGCGTGGACCCGCAGCGTGCGCTCGGGACGCGAGAGCGCGGCCCGCAGGAGCGCGGGATCCTCGGCCTGATGCCGCAGGACGAGCGTCCAGACGAGCGGTTGCAGGGTCGTGCAACCGCTCGCCAGCGCGTCGAGGAGGAGCTTCCGTCGAGAGCCCGCGTCGAGCGAGCGAGCGAGGACCGGCAAGACCACCGCACGGTCGGGACAGCTCCCGCGCGCTCCCTCGCCGAGCGCGAGCAGCGACGCGGTCCGGCCGAGGCGCGCGAGCCCGACGTGCGCGGCCAGACGGACCGACGCCGCTCTGTCCGCCAGCGCCGCCTCCAGCCGAGAACGCGGCGGCTTCGGCAACCCGGCGAGCTGGGCCACGGCCTGCCGGCGGAGCGCGGCGTCCTCGGCCCCGAGCGCCCGCTCGAAGAGGGGCACGAACGCGGATCCCGATGCCCCGGCCACGAGCGCGGCCTGCAGCGCGGGAACCTCCTCGTAGAGCGCGAGGAGCGCGCGCGGCGCCCCACGGCCGAGCGCGGCGACGAGGGGCGCGATCAGGCCCGGCGCGGTCGCCGCCCCGCGCACCAGCCGACCGAGCTCGGCGCGCAGCGCGGTCACCTTCGCATCGCCGCGACCGAGCAGCGTGAGCGCCCGCAGCTGCTTCGTCGCCTCGTCTGCGGAGAGCCAGGCCCGCACGAGCCGCAGCGCCTCCCCGTCGCCCACGGCGAGGAGCGCCGAGAGCGCGGCGTCCGCCACCTCCGGCGCCGGATCGCGCAGCGCGCCCCGCACCTGGGCCCGGTCCGAGGCGCTGCCCCGCAGCCCGAGGAGGCCCAGCGCCGCGCCGCGCGTCACCGCGCTCCGGGAGTCTCTCTCCCCGCGCGCCCCCGCGAGCGCCGCGGACGGCTGCCGTTCGTGCCAGCCGAGCCACGCCAGCGAGGCCGCGCGAGCCGAGGGCCCCCGCCGTTCGCGCTCCAGCACCTCCTCGGCCACCGCGCGAAGCCCTTCGGCGTCCCTGGCCTGCCCCACGCGCGTCCCCCAGTAGTCCGCCCCGTGGTCCGCGAAGCGCGTCTGGTACGCGACGGGAGGCAGGCCGAGGTGCAGCCACCCCGAGCCCAGCCGCTGGCCGAGCTTGGCCACCACCTCCGAGCCATCCTGAAGGCGCCCCGTGAGGACCGGCCGCAGCTCGCGACGCTCCTCCTCGGTGAAACGGGCGTGTCCCTCCACCCAGCGCGGCACGAGTCCGAGCGCCGCCACGCGAAGCCGCTCCTCGAGCGCGGCACGGGTCTCCGCGTCCGACGCCCCGGCCGCCTCGCGCGCCCCCGCCAGAGCCGCCGCCGGACCGGACCCCGCCTTGCCGACCGACGAGAGCGGCGACAGCGCCTGCCGCAGCCCCTTGTTCAGCTCTCGTTC
Above is a window of Deltaproteobacteria bacterium DNA encoding:
- a CDS encoding gliding-motility protein MglA, yielding MSFINYSSREINCKIVYYGPGLCGKTTNLQYIYARTNPEAKGKMISLATETERTLFFDFLPLSLGEIRGFKTRFHLYTVPGQVFYDASRKLILKGVDGVVYVGDSQVERMEANIESLDNLRHNLLEQGYDLDKLPYCVQYNKRDLPNVVPVAELREVLNPTNVPDFEAVATTGFGVFDTLKAVAKLVLTELKRGR
- a CDS encoding DUF3829 domain-containing protein; the encoded protein is MAKTIKCPNCAGPLTPLAQQPTVRCTYCGYEAKNTIYVAPQAPPPPTTQPTPEEQAERVRQTLGQVRKRGSRFLIVFALGWVVLALGIVILTRSAGRRVTELIGSRVADTSRLIRRLASDDPLREKEPEVDQALRTKLVPYRSCVADHSDRVLDSRRRYLGWVKNVEAGPTCKGTVHGLYALNPIAHCLDELGKVQGKPPALPELDQTTPTWIATLRELDPLLKELDRYYDQKDYEDDSCKKGRDRHARLMALFAKFSAADTVLDRVVEREYWALEERFLGLVEREHGKGLRALFLRSALDAHAVLPLLRPPGGAPRPTNEQLFAAIDRYAASLEALSRAVDQAGQASSNVHLLTFYQSNASEYLKALRELRKRRQSGKPYDRTERGWLASGSGWLVRGSVLRVEYYAKRLLSNVDRVRFPPPAEKP
- a CDS encoding phosphodiester glycosidase family protein; the protein is MRASVLALPLLVFGFGSGRARAGDVWTDPYPGIRYLHRSTSEPKEIHAAIIDLSHPGITVRATKPDEKGLVPTVFAKKVGAAVSVNGDFYAAGFVPNGLAVGDGVHWPKSADDSYASFLACTASKQCQVDTTGKAVPLDPSWKNVVGGVNGGLVAGGQVTQTVAKDKSCGAFCTTDHPRTAAGLDATGSKLILVVVEGRRAPVSGMSLNQLAVLLQELGAHDAVCFDGGGSTGMVIGGQLVNQRPTGESGERAVANHLAVLHDGTQAPRQDAGPATDAGAPTSPRDGGGGSSSATSDGTQPSLADGGGNPWASDAGATAKDPSRMNGSCATGGGSASGPGILAALAALLLLGRAGRRAQATTRRPLETSRAPRCRGASCHSRR
- a CDS encoding roadblock/LC7 domain-containing protein, encoding MYEDEFRQIQGVCTRLHRDSNAKAVLLIDKNGQMIADAGDTSQLDTTSLSSLTAGNVAATGGIAKLLKEKEFTGQFHEGEHTNVHISLVAQRVILVILFDERSSLGLVRLRVRKAGEELTKIFDSLMAKVNQPTAPSIFSEITDEDIDNLFKD